From Mus musculus strain C57BL/6J chromosome 17, GRCm38.p6 C57BL/6J, the proteins below share one genomic window:
- the Spaca6 gene encoding sperm acrosome membrane-associated protein 6 isoform X1, whose amino-acid sequence MEFFPLDSGQLRGRGVGGSQAGLGWAVGRGRAGAPWGGGRSEATLPAGSRAGEPGRSVPGGGTGRRQRATGGGGWRGWREEEEGPRAAEEGEDGEAGAGAGGGHWVSATLELRSDYDERSYLHDEFTQMTVSLQEKAARRREPFWLAFKDAAAKLKRTIEHLKKAPACIPPCGLQEVARLFHCSGCFSKLCDLPLDCPGERAGEAGMPPGGACADLKELSGLFPVQDMLVNRGDQALFSCIVAFELPESEITYSWKFVGGVSPETASWRAWEG is encoded by the exons atggaattttttcccctggacTCGGGCCAGCTTCGGGGCAGGGGGGTGGGAGGAAGCCAGGCCGGACTGGGCTGGGCGGTGGGGAGGGGCCGGGCAGGGGCCCCCTGGGGAGGGGGCCGGTCCGAGGCCACGCTGCCCGCGGGGTCTAGGGCGGGGGAGCCCGGGCGCTCAGTGCCGGGAGGAGGCACCGGCCGGAGGCAGCGGGCGACCGGGGGCGGAGGATGGCGGGGCTGgcgggaggaagaagaggggccGCGGGCGgctgaggagggagaggatggagaagctggggctggggctggaggaggACACTGGGTCTCAGCGACGCTGGAGCTGCGGAGCG ACTATGATGAGAGGAGCTACCTGCATGATGAATTTACACAGATGACAGTTTCTCTTCAGGAGAAGGCTGCTAGACGACGGG AGCCCTTTTGGCTTGCCTTCAAAGATGCTGCTGCAAAATTGAAGAGGACCATTGAACACCTTAAAAAAG CCCCGGCCTGCATCCCTCCTTGTG GTCTCCAGGAGGTGGCTAGGCTTTTCCACTGCTCGGGCTGCTTTTCTAAACTCTGCGATCTGCCTCTCGATTGTCCAGGTGAGAGGGCGGGCGAGGCTGGGATGCCGCCAGGAGGGGCTTGTGCGGACTTAAAAGAGCTATCCGGCCTCTTTCCAGTTCAGGACATGCTGGTGAACCGAGGGGACCAGGCTTTGTTTTCTTGTATCGTGGCTTTCGAGTTGCCAGAGTCGGAGATCACTTATTCCTGGAAATTTGTGGGAGGTGTGAGTCCGGAAACAGCCAGCTGGAGGGCTTGGGAAGGATGA
- the Spaca6 gene encoding sperm acrosome membrane-associated protein 6 isoform X5, translating to MEFFPLDSGQLRGRGVGGSQAGLGWAVGRGRAGAPWGGGRSEATLPAGSRAGEPGRSVPGGGTGRRQRATGGGGWRGWREEEEGPRAAEEGEDGEAGAGAGGGHWVSATLELRSDYDERSYLHDEFTQMTVSLQEKAARRREPFWLAFKDAAAKLKRTIEHLKKAPACIPPCGFLNG from the exons atggaattttttcccctggacTCGGGCCAGCTTCGGGGCAGGGGGGTGGGAGGAAGCCAGGCCGGACTGGGCTGGGCGGTGGGGAGGGGCCGGGCAGGGGCCCCCTGGGGAGGGGGCCGGTCCGAGGCCACGCTGCCCGCGGGGTCTAGGGCGGGGGAGCCCGGGCGCTCAGTGCCGGGAGGAGGCACCGGCCGGAGGCAGCGGGCGACCGGGGGCGGAGGATGGCGGGGCTGgcgggaggaagaagaggggccGCGGGCGgctgaggagggagaggatggagaagctggggctggggctggaggaggACACTGGGTCTCAGCGACGCTGGAGCTGCGGAGCG ACTATGATGAGAGGAGCTACCTGCATGATGAATTTACACAGATGACAGTTTCTCTTCAGGAGAAGGCTGCTAGACGACGGG AGCCCTTTTGGCTTGCCTTCAAAGATGCTGCTGCAAAATTGAAGAGGACCATTGAACACCTTAAAAAAG CCCCGGCCTGCATCCCTCCTTGTG GGTTTCTCAATGGCTGA
- the Spaca6 gene encoding sperm acrosome membrane-associated protein 6 isoform X6 — MLPFSPQPRPASLLVVSRRWLGFSTARAAFLNSAICLSIVQVRTKDVTYFRDMPGAHGYLARIRPVQPKHGGTFSCVILHDQRPLARLYFYLNVTGPPPPEDTELQVTFREVMNRTPAEPEMIQPWSPSLGELLTNPQALTLGNLFLLAATAALGSASVTLLVWVSQWLRLAWLG, encoded by the exons ATGCTTCCTTTCTCTCCACAGCCCCGGCCTGCATCCCTCCTTGTG GTCTCCAGGAGGTGGCTAGGCTTTTCCACTGCTCGGGCTGCTTTTCTAAACTCTGCGATCTGCCTCTCGATTGTCCAG GTCCGAACTAAGGACGTTACGTACTTCCGTGATATGCCGGGGGCTCACGGGTACCTGGCACGAATACGGCCAGTGCAACCCAAACACGGTGGGACCTTTTCCTGCGTGATCCTGCACGACCAGCGCCCCCTGGCGCGGCTCTACTTTTATCTGAACG TGACGGGCCCTCCTCCGCCTGAGGACACTGAGCTCCAGGTCACGTTCCGGGAAGTGATGAATCGGACGCCGGCGGAGCCGGAAATGATCCAGCCCTGGAGCCCCAGCCTAGGCGAACTACTTACCAACCCCCAGGCTCTGACGCTTGGCAACCTATTCCTGCTCGCGGCCACCGCTGCACTTGGGTCTGCCAGTGTTACTCTGCTAGTGTG GGTTTCTCAATGGCTGAGACTTGCctggctaggctag
- the Spaca6 gene encoding sperm acrosome membrane-associated protein 6 isoform X2, translating into MEFFPLDSGQLRGRGVGGSQAGLGWAVGRGRAGAPWGGGRSEATLPAGSRAGEPGRSVPGGGTGRRQRATGGGGWRGWREEEEGPRAAEEGEDGEAGAGAGGGHWVSATLELRSDYDERSYLHDEFTQMTVSLQEKAARRREPFWLAFKDAAAKLKRTIEHLKKAPACIPPCGLQEVARLFHCSGCFSKLCDLPLDCPVQDMLVNRGDQALFSCIVAFELPESEITYSWKFVGGVSPETASWRAWEG; encoded by the exons atggaattttttcccctggacTCGGGCCAGCTTCGGGGCAGGGGGGTGGGAGGAAGCCAGGCCGGACTGGGCTGGGCGGTGGGGAGGGGCCGGGCAGGGGCCCCCTGGGGAGGGGGCCGGTCCGAGGCCACGCTGCCCGCGGGGTCTAGGGCGGGGGAGCCCGGGCGCTCAGTGCCGGGAGGAGGCACCGGCCGGAGGCAGCGGGCGACCGGGGGCGGAGGATGGCGGGGCTGgcgggaggaagaagaggggccGCGGGCGgctgaggagggagaggatggagaagctggggctggggctggaggaggACACTGGGTCTCAGCGACGCTGGAGCTGCGGAGCG ACTATGATGAGAGGAGCTACCTGCATGATGAATTTACACAGATGACAGTTTCTCTTCAGGAGAAGGCTGCTAGACGACGGG AGCCCTTTTGGCTTGCCTTCAAAGATGCTGCTGCAAAATTGAAGAGGACCATTGAACACCTTAAAAAAG CCCCGGCCTGCATCCCTCCTTGTG GTCTCCAGGAGGTGGCTAGGCTTTTCCACTGCTCGGGCTGCTTTTCTAAACTCTGCGATCTGCCTCTCGATTGTCCAG TTCAGGACATGCTGGTGAACCGAGGGGACCAGGCTTTGTTTTCTTGTATCGTGGCTTTCGAGTTGCCAGAGTCGGAGATCACTTATTCCTGGAAATTTGTGGGAGGTGTGAGTCCGGAAACAGCCAGCTGGAGGGCTTGGGAAGGATGA
- the Spaca6 gene encoding sperm acrosome membrane-associated protein 6 precursor, whose amino-acid sequence MTSQRSLSSPQTRRPSVMGLISLVGSIVLLFLLIFRASTWACLFCFTTYEERLRVCQLFVGREETKINLCRNELEGAFEDLKDMKINYDERSYLHDEFTQMTVSLQEKAARRREPFWLAFKDAAAKLKRTIEHLKKAPACIPPCGLQEVARLFHCSGCFSKLCDLPLDCPVQDMLVNRGDQALFSCIVAFELPESEITYSWKFVGGVRTKDVTYFRDMPGAHGYLARIRPVQPKHGGTFSCVILHDQRPLARLYFYLNVTGPPPPEDTELQVTFREVMNRTPAEPEMIQPWSPSLGELLTNPQALTLGNLFLLAATAALGSASVTLLVWLFFRWYLSGN is encoded by the exons atgACCTCACAAAGGTCACTATCTTCTCCTCAGACCCGGAGACCCTCTGTTATGGGTCTTATTTCCTTAGTAGGGAGCATTGTCCTGTTGTTCCTGCTGATCTTCAGGGCATCCACGTGGGCCTGTCTCTTCTGCTTCACTACCTATGAGGAACGCCTCCGTGTCTGCCAGCTGTTTGTGGGCAGAGAGGAAACCAAGATAAACCTGTGCAGAAATGAGCTTGAAGGGGCTTTTGAAGATCTCAAAGACATGAAAATCA ACTATGATGAGAGGAGCTACCTGCATGATGAATTTACACAGATGACAGTTTCTCTTCAGGAGAAGGCTGCTAGACGACGGG AGCCCTTTTGGCTTGCCTTCAAAGATGCTGCTGCAAAATTGAAGAGGACCATTGAACACCTTAAAAAAG CCCCGGCCTGCATCCCTCCTTGTG GTCTCCAGGAGGTGGCTAGGCTTTTCCACTGCTCGGGCTGCTTTTCTAAACTCTGCGATCTGCCTCTCGATTGTCCAG TTCAGGACATGCTGGTGAACCGAGGGGACCAGGCTTTGTTTTCTTGTATCGTGGCTTTCGAGTTGCCAGAGTCGGAGATCACTTATTCCTGGAAATTTGTGGGAGGT GTCCGAACTAAGGACGTTACGTACTTCCGTGATATGCCGGGGGCTCACGGGTACCTGGCACGAATACGGCCAGTGCAACCCAAACACGGTGGGACCTTTTCCTGCGTGATCCTGCACGACCAGCGCCCCCTGGCGCGGCTCTACTTTTATCTGAACG TGACGGGCCCTCCTCCGCCTGAGGACACTGAGCTCCAGGTCACGTTCCGGGAAGTGATGAATCGGACGCCGGCGGAGCCGGAAATGATCCAGCCCTGGAGCCCCAGCCTAGGCGAACTACTTACCAACCCCCAGGCTCTGACGCTTGGCAACCTATTCCTGCTCGCGGCCACCGCTGCACTTGGGTCTGCCAGTGTTACTCTGCTAGTGTG GCTGTTTTTTCGATGGTACTTAAGTGGCAACTAA
- the Spaca6 gene encoding sperm acrosome membrane-associated protein 6 isoform X4 has protein sequence MEFFPLDSGQLRGRGVGGSQAGLGWAVGRGRAGAPWGGGRSEATLPAGSRAGEPGRSVPGGGTGRRQRATGGGGWRGWREEEEGPRAAEEGEDGEAGAGAGGGHWVSATLELRSEPFWLAFKDAAAKLKRTIEHLKKAPACIPPCGLQEVARLFHCSGCFSKLCDLPLDCPVQDMLVNRGDQALFSCIVAFELPESEITYSWKFVGGPN, from the exons atggaattttttcccctggacTCGGGCCAGCTTCGGGGCAGGGGGGTGGGAGGAAGCCAGGCCGGACTGGGCTGGGCGGTGGGGAGGGGCCGGGCAGGGGCCCCCTGGGGAGGGGGCCGGTCCGAGGCCACGCTGCCCGCGGGGTCTAGGGCGGGGGAGCCCGGGCGCTCAGTGCCGGGAGGAGGCACCGGCCGGAGGCAGCGGGCGACCGGGGGCGGAGGATGGCGGGGCTGgcgggaggaagaagaggggccGCGGGCGgctgaggagggagaggatggagaagctggggctggggctggaggaggACACTGGGTCTCAGCGACGCTGGAGCTGCGGAGCG AGCCCTTTTGGCTTGCCTTCAAAGATGCTGCTGCAAAATTGAAGAGGACCATTGAACACCTTAAAAAAG CCCCGGCCTGCATCCCTCCTTGTG GTCTCCAGGAGGTGGCTAGGCTTTTCCACTGCTCGGGCTGCTTTTCTAAACTCTGCGATCTGCCTCTCGATTGTCCAG TTCAGGACATGCTGGTGAACCGAGGGGACCAGGCTTTGTTTTCTTGTATCGTGGCTTTCGAGTTGCCAGAGTCGGAGATCACTTATTCCTGGAAATTTGTGGGAG GTCCGAACTAA
- the Spaca6 gene encoding sperm acrosome membrane-associated protein 6 isoform X7 has translation MLPFSPQPRPASLLVVSRRWLGFSTARAAFLNSAICLSIVQVRTKDVTYFRDMPGAHGYLARIRPVQPKHGGTFSCVILHDQRPLARLYFYLNVTGPPPPEDTELQVTFREVMNRTPAEPEMIQPWSPSLGELLTNPQALTLGNLFLLAATAALGSASVTLLVWLFFRWYLSGN, from the exons ATGCTTCCTTTCTCTCCACAGCCCCGGCCTGCATCCCTCCTTGTG GTCTCCAGGAGGTGGCTAGGCTTTTCCACTGCTCGGGCTGCTTTTCTAAACTCTGCGATCTGCCTCTCGATTGTCCAG GTCCGAACTAAGGACGTTACGTACTTCCGTGATATGCCGGGGGCTCACGGGTACCTGGCACGAATACGGCCAGTGCAACCCAAACACGGTGGGACCTTTTCCTGCGTGATCCTGCACGACCAGCGCCCCCTGGCGCGGCTCTACTTTTATCTGAACG TGACGGGCCCTCCTCCGCCTGAGGACACTGAGCTCCAGGTCACGTTCCGGGAAGTGATGAATCGGACGCCGGCGGAGCCGGAAATGATCCAGCCCTGGAGCCCCAGCCTAGGCGAACTACTTACCAACCCCCAGGCTCTGACGCTTGGCAACCTATTCCTGCTCGCGGCCACCGCTGCACTTGGGTCTGCCAGTGTTACTCTGCTAGTGTG GCTGTTTTTTCGATGGTACTTAAGTGGCAACTAA
- the Has1 gene encoding hyaluronan synthase 1 isoform X1: MRESEEEEKDMPKPSEAARCCSGLARRALTIIFALLILGLMTWAYAAGVPLASDRYGLLAFGLYGAFLSAHLVAQSLFAYLEHRRVAAAARRSLAKGPLDAATARSVALTISAYQEDPAYLRQCLTSARALLYPHTRLRVLMVVDGNRAEDLYMVDMFREVFADEDPATYVWDGNYHQPWEPAEATGAVGEGAYREVEAEDPGRLAVEALVRTRRCVCVAQRWGGKREVMYTAFKALGDSVDYVQVCDSDTRLDPMALLELVRVLDEDPRVGAVGGDVRILNPLDSWVSFLSSLRYWVAFNVERACQSYFHCVSCISGPLGLYRNNLLQQFLEAWYNQKFLGTHCTFGDDRHLTNRMLSMGYATKYTSRSRCYSETPSSFLRWLSQQTRWSKSYFREWLYNALWWHRHHAWMTYEAVVSGLFPFFVAATVLRLFYAGRPWALLWVLLCVQGVALAKAAFAAWLRGCVRMVLLSLYAPLYMCGLLPAKFLALVTMNQSGWGTSGRKKLAANYVPVLPLALWALLLLGGLARSVAQEARADWSGPSRAAEAYHLAAGAGAYVAYWVVMLTIYWVGVRRLCRRRSGGYRVQV; encoded by the exons ATGAGAGAGAGCgaagaagaggaaaag GACATGCCAAAGCCCTCAGAGGCAGCGCGTTGCTGCTCTGGCCTGGCCAGGCGAGCACTCACGATCATCTTTGCCCTGCTCATCCTGGGCCTCATGACCTGGGCCTACGCCGCAGGCGTTCCTCTGGCTTCAGATCGCTATGGACTCCTGGCCTTTGGCCTCTATGGGGCATTCCTCAGCGCACACCTAGTGGCACAGAGCCTCTTCGCTTACCTGGAGCACCGAAGGGTGGCAGCGGCTGCGCGGCGCTCCTTGGCGAAGGGGCCCCTGGATGCGGCCACTGCACGCAGCGTGGCACTCACCATCTCAGCCTACCAAGAGGATCCCGCTTACCTGCGCCAGTGCTTGACCTCCGCGCGCGCCTTGCTGTACCCGCACACGAGGTTACGCGTGCTCATGGTGGTGGACGGCAACCGCGCTGAGGATCTGTACATGGTGGACATGTTCCGAGAAGTCTTCGCCGATGAGGACCCCGCCACTTATGTGTGGGATGGCAACTACCATCAGCCCTGGGAACCAGCGGAGGCTACGGGCGCTGTCGGTGAAGGTGCCTACCGGGAGGTGGAGGCGGAGGACCCCGGGCGGTTGGCGGTGGAGGCGCTGGTGAGAACACGCAGGTGCGTGTGCGTGGCTCAGCGTTGGGGCGGCAAACGTGAGGTCATGTACACAGCTTTCAAGGCACTGGGCGACTCCGTGGACTACGTGCAG GTCTGTGACTCAGACACAAGACTAGACCCCATGGCACTGCTGGAGCTTGTGCGAGTGTTGGATGAAGACCCCCGGGTAGGGGCTGTTGGAGGGGATGTGAGGATCCTTAACCCTCTGGACTCCTGGGTCAGCTTCTTGAGCAGTCTTCGATACTGGGTAGCCTTCAATGTGGAACGAGCTTGTCAGAGCTACTTCCACTGTGTGTCCTGCATCAGTGGTCCTCTGG GTCTATACAGAAACAATCTCCTGCAGCAGTTCTTGGAGGCCTGGTACAACCAAAAGTTCCTGGGCACCCACTGCACATTTGGGGATGACAGGCACCTCACCAACCGAATGCTTAGCATGGGCTATGCTACCAA GTATACCTCGCGCTCCAGATGCTACTCGGAGacgccctcctccttccttcgtTGGTTGAGCCAACAGACCCGCTGGTCCAAATCTTACTTCCGAGAGTGGCTATACAATGCTCTGTGGTGGCATCGCCACCACGCATGGATGACCTATGAAGCGGTGGTCTCGGGCCTCTTCCCTTTCTTCGTGGCTGCCACGGTGTTGAGGCTCTTCTATGCAGGGCGCCCGTGGGCTCTGCTCTGGGTGCTGCTCTGTGTGCAGGGCGTAGCACTGGCAAAGGCAGCCTTTGCAGCCTGGCTGCGTGGCTGCGTGCGCATGGTGCTGCTGTCACTCTATGCACCACTCTACATGTGCGGCCTCCTGCCTGCCAAATTCCTAGCGTTGGTTACCATGAATCAAAGTGGTTGGGGTACCTCGGGCCGGAAGAAACTGGCTGCTAACTACGTCCCCGTGTTGCCCCTGGCACTCTGGGCTCTACTGCTGCTTGGAGGCCTGGCCCGCAGTGTGGCCCAGGAGGCCAGAGCTGACTGGAGTGGCCCATCCCGAGCAGCTGAAGCCTACCACCTTGCTGCTGGGGCTGGTGCCTATGTGGCCTACTGGGTGGTAATGTTAACTATCTACTGGGTAGGTGTGAGGAGGCTGTGCAGACGTCGGAGCGGTGGTTACCGTGTCCAAGTATGA
- the Has1 gene encoding hyaluronan synthase 1 has translation MRQDMPKPSEAARCCSGLARRALTIIFALLILGLMTWAYAAGVPLASDRYGLLAFGLYGAFLSAHLVAQSLFAYLEHRRVAAAARRSLAKGPLDAATARSVALTISAYQEDPAYLRQCLTSARALLYPHTRLRVLMVVDGNRAEDLYMVDMFREVFADEDPATYVWDGNYHQPWEPAEATGAVGEGAYREVEAEDPGRLAVEALVRTRRCVCVAQRWGGKREVMYTAFKALGDSVDYVQVCDSDTRLDPMALLELVRVLDEDPRVGAVGGDVRILNPLDSWVSFLSSLRYWVAFNVERACQSYFHCVSCISGPLGLYRNNLLQQFLEAWYNQKFLGTHCTFGDDRHLTNRMLSMGYATKYTSRSRCYSETPSSFLRWLSQQTRWSKSYFREWLYNALWWHRHHAWMTYEAVVSGLFPFFVAATVLRLFYAGRPWALLWVLLCVQGVALAKAAFAAWLRGCVRMVLLSLYAPLYMCGLLPAKFLALVTMNQSGWGTSGRKKLAANYVPVLPLALWALLLLGGLARSVAQEARADWSGPSRAAEAYHLAAGAGAYVAYWVVMLTIYWVGVRRLCRRRSGGYRVQV, from the exons Atgagacag GACATGCCAAAGCCCTCAGAGGCAGCGCGTTGCTGCTCTGGCCTGGCCAGGCGAGCACTCACGATCATCTTTGCCCTGCTCATCCTGGGCCTCATGACCTGGGCCTACGCCGCAGGCGTTCCTCTGGCTTCAGATCGCTATGGACTCCTGGCCTTTGGCCTCTATGGGGCATTCCTCAGCGCACACCTAGTGGCACAGAGCCTCTTCGCTTACCTGGAGCACCGAAGGGTGGCAGCGGCTGCGCGGCGCTCCTTGGCGAAGGGGCCCCTGGATGCGGCCACTGCACGCAGCGTGGCACTCACCATCTCAGCCTACCAAGAGGATCCCGCTTACCTGCGCCAGTGCTTGACCTCCGCGCGCGCCTTGCTGTACCCGCACACGAGGTTACGCGTGCTCATGGTGGTGGACGGCAACCGCGCTGAGGATCTGTACATGGTGGACATGTTCCGAGAAGTCTTCGCCGATGAGGACCCCGCCACTTATGTGTGGGATGGCAACTACCATCAGCCCTGGGAACCAGCGGAGGCTACGGGCGCTGTCGGTGAAGGTGCCTACCGGGAGGTGGAGGCGGAGGACCCCGGGCGGTTGGCGGTGGAGGCGCTGGTGAGAACACGCAGGTGCGTGTGCGTGGCTCAGCGTTGGGGCGGCAAACGTGAGGTCATGTACACAGCTTTCAAGGCACTGGGCGACTCCGTGGACTACGTGCAG GTCTGTGACTCAGACACAAGACTAGACCCCATGGCACTGCTGGAGCTTGTGCGAGTGTTGGATGAAGACCCCCGGGTAGGGGCTGTTGGAGGGGATGTGAGGATCCTTAACCCTCTGGACTCCTGGGTCAGCTTCTTGAGCAGTCTTCGATACTGGGTAGCCTTCAATGTGGAACGAGCTTGTCAGAGCTACTTCCACTGTGTGTCCTGCATCAGTGGTCCTCTGG GTCTATACAGAAACAATCTCCTGCAGCAGTTCTTGGAGGCCTGGTACAACCAAAAGTTCCTGGGCACCCACTGCACATTTGGGGATGACAGGCACCTCACCAACCGAATGCTTAGCATGGGCTATGCTACCAA GTATACCTCGCGCTCCAGATGCTACTCGGAGacgccctcctccttccttcgtTGGTTGAGCCAACAGACCCGCTGGTCCAAATCTTACTTCCGAGAGTGGCTATACAATGCTCTGTGGTGGCATCGCCACCACGCATGGATGACCTATGAAGCGGTGGTCTCGGGCCTCTTCCCTTTCTTCGTGGCTGCCACGGTGTTGAGGCTCTTCTATGCAGGGCGCCCGTGGGCTCTGCTCTGGGTGCTGCTCTGTGTGCAGGGCGTAGCACTGGCAAAGGCAGCCTTTGCAGCCTGGCTGCGTGGCTGCGTGCGCATGGTGCTGCTGTCACTCTATGCACCACTCTACATGTGCGGCCTCCTGCCTGCCAAATTCCTAGCGTTGGTTACCATGAATCAAAGTGGTTGGGGTACCTCGGGCCGGAAGAAACTGGCTGCTAACTACGTCCCCGTGTTGCCCCTGGCACTCTGGGCTCTACTGCTGCTTGGAGGCCTGGCCCGCAGTGTGGCCCAGGAGGCCAGAGCTGACTGGAGTGGCCCATCCCGAGCAGCTGAAGCCTACCACCTTGCTGCTGGGGCTGGTGCCTATGTGGCCTACTGGGTGGTAATGTTAACTATCTACTGGGTAGGTGTGAGGAGGCTGTGCAGACGTCGGAGCGGTGGTTACCGTGTCCAAGTATGA
- the Spaca6 gene encoding sperm acrosome membrane-associated protein 6 isoform X3, producing the protein MEFFPLDSGQLRGRGVGGSQAGLGWAVGRGRAGAPWGGGRSEATLPAGSRAGEPGRSVPGGGTGRRQRATGGGGWRGWREEEEGPRAAEEGEDGEAGAGAGGGHWVSATLELRSEPFWLAFKDAAAKLKRTIEHLKKAPACIPPCGLQEVARLFHCSGCFSKLCDLPLDCPGERAGEAGMPPGGACADLKELSGLFPVQDMLVNRGDQALFSCIVAFELPESEITYSWKFVGGVSPETASWRAWEG; encoded by the exons atggaattttttcccctggacTCGGGCCAGCTTCGGGGCAGGGGGGTGGGAGGAAGCCAGGCCGGACTGGGCTGGGCGGTGGGGAGGGGCCGGGCAGGGGCCCCCTGGGGAGGGGGCCGGTCCGAGGCCACGCTGCCCGCGGGGTCTAGGGCGGGGGAGCCCGGGCGCTCAGTGCCGGGAGGAGGCACCGGCCGGAGGCAGCGGGCGACCGGGGGCGGAGGATGGCGGGGCTGgcgggaggaagaagaggggccGCGGGCGgctgaggagggagaggatggagaagctggggctggggctggaggaggACACTGGGTCTCAGCGACGCTGGAGCTGCGGAGCG AGCCCTTTTGGCTTGCCTTCAAAGATGCTGCTGCAAAATTGAAGAGGACCATTGAACACCTTAAAAAAG CCCCGGCCTGCATCCCTCCTTGTG GTCTCCAGGAGGTGGCTAGGCTTTTCCACTGCTCGGGCTGCTTTTCTAAACTCTGCGATCTGCCTCTCGATTGTCCAGGTGAGAGGGCGGGCGAGGCTGGGATGCCGCCAGGAGGGGCTTGTGCGGACTTAAAAGAGCTATCCGGCCTCTTTCCAGTTCAGGACATGCTGGTGAACCGAGGGGACCAGGCTTTGTTTTCTTGTATCGTGGCTTTCGAGTTGCCAGAGTCGGAGATCACTTATTCCTGGAAATTTGTGGGAGGTGTGAGTCCGGAAACAGCCAGCTGGAGGGCTTGGGAAGGATGA